The region TTAGTGAATTAGAACGATATGACGTATTCATTTTTTCTTCATTGAGGGAAGGATTGCCACGTTCAGTTATAGAAGCGTTGCAGGCAGGATTGTATGTTATAACGAGACCGGTAGATGGAATAAAAGATATTATATTAATGGATGATTTAGGTTTTATTTACACAAGGCTAGATGAGTTTGATGATTTTACAGTGAATAAAATTTCTCTATATACTAAAAATAAAAATTTAAAGCTCGCTCGCAATGCTTTTATTAATAAGCGATTCGATAATGATAAGTATGTCGATGATTTTTTAAAAATCATTAATTCACTTTTAGGTAAAGCTTGATGAAAGTTGGAAAAAAAATTAAGATTGTGCATGTACAATTGCTTCCATTATTAAGTGGAGTACAACGGGTATCTCTTCAAGAGTTCCTATTATTGAATAGTGAACGATATGAGAAGATACTTATTTGCAAAGAACCAGGTGATTTAACTAAAGAGTCAGAGAAAGTTGGAGTGAAATGTTTTTATGTGTCCTCGCTTGTAAGAAATATATCACCGTTCGACGATTTTAAATCTTTTATTAATTTATTTTCATTATTTAAACAGATTAAGGCAGACATTGTCCACACACATTCCGCTAAGACTGGCGTACTGGGCCGTATTGCAGCAAAATTAGCTGGTGTACCAATTGTAATACATACAGTGCATGGATTTTCCTTCGAAAGTACAAATAATAAAGCAATATCTTACGTTTATAAATTTGTAGAATATGTGAGTGCTTTTTTTAGTGACAGAATTATTTGTTTACATGACGAAGATAAAAATAAATGTATAAATATTCTTAAAGTTCCTAGGGAAAAAATTTGTATATTGCCTAATGGTGTCGATTTGGATAAATACCATCCCGTAGAAGAAATACAAAAAAAATTTTTAAGGTCGGATTTTAACCTCCAGAATGCTTCACTTATATTTACAATGGTTGGTCGATTATGGGATCAAAAAAATCCACTCTTGTTAGTTCAAGCTGCACAAAAGTATTTACGTAGTAATTCTGTATCAAATGATATTTTTATATTTGTAGGGGATGGTGATCTTAGGAGTCAAATTGAGAAATTAGCGGCTAAAGAGATAAGCGCTGGAAGAATTATTTTATTGGGGTGGCGAAATGATATTGCTGAAATTCTTTCTTTAAGCGATGTATTTATCTTACCTTCAAAATGGGAAGGTATGCCATTGGCGATACTAGAGGCGCAAGCTTCGGGTTTGCCTTGTATCGCTTCAGACATAGCTGGTAACAAATCTTTAATCAAAGATAACATCAATGGTATCCTGTTTCAGAATGATTCTGTGGATAGCTTGCTAACTAAAATTATATTATTGTCATCAGCGGACGAAAGAAAGAGAATTAGTCATAATGCAATGGATATAGTTAAAAAGAAACACTGTATTCATTCAAGAATTAAAGAAATGGAATCTTTATATGAAAGTTTACTCAATCAATAGAATATTATAAAAGGCGACATATGAACATTTTACTTACTGGTGGTGCTGGATATATTGGTAGCCATATCGCAGTAGAGTTAATCCACGAAGATTATAATGTTTTTTTATTTGATAATCTTTCTAATTCAAAAGATATTGTTGTAGAAAAAATATATCAAATCACTGGTAAAAAACCTTTCCTTTACAAGGGGGATTTATTATCATTTGATGAATTACAATCTTTTTTTTCTAAATATAAAATTGATCAGGTGATCCATTTAGGCGCTTTAAAATCAGTAGGTGAGTCAGTTGGTGAGCCTATCAAGTATTATCTTAATAATATAACTGGTACTTTAAATTTAGTTAAGGTTATGGATTGTTTTGGGGTTAGGGATCTTATATTTAGTTCATCAGCAACTGTTTATGGGAATCCTAAATCGTTACCATTGACTGAGTCCTCGCCTACAGGTGAAGTCCAAAACCCCTATGGGTATACT is a window of Enterobacter hormaechei ATCC 49162 DNA encoding:
- a CDS encoding glycosyltransferase family 4 protein; the encoded protein is MKVGKKIKIVHVQLLPLLSGVQRVSLQEFLLLNSERYEKILICKEPGDLTKESEKVGVKCFYVSSLVRNISPFDDFKSFINLFSLFKQIKADIVHTHSAKTGVLGRIAAKLAGVPIVIHTVHGFSFESTNNKAISYVYKFVEYVSAFFSDRIICLHDEDKNKCINILKVPREKICILPNGVDLDKYHPVEEIQKKFLRSDFNLQNASLIFTMVGRLWDQKNPLLLVQAAQKYLRSNSVSNDIFIFVGDGDLRSQIEKLAAKEISAGRIILLGWRNDIAEILSLSDVFILPSKWEGMPLAILEAQASGLPCIASDIAGNKSLIKDNINGILFQNDSVDSLLTKIILLSSADERKRISHNAMDIVKKKHCIHSRIKEMESLYESLLNQ